A region of Toxorhynchites rutilus septentrionalis strain SRP chromosome 1, ASM2978413v1, whole genome shotgun sequence DNA encodes the following proteins:
- the LOC129768146 gene encoding uncharacterized protein LOC129768146 translates to MIARISFLAVCLINVITLQVNVESKAIGNEISAGTTPEEFSVGTTTEDSTQKTATDTVSLQDGERVTLAIPDELFSSTGILSLRLSEVIGPFIMRSVARLAQVTRFIQPLFGGNLEIKIPKDLD, encoded by the exons ATGATCGCAAGGATTTCATTCTTGGCTGTGTGTCTGATAAATGTGATTACGTTGCAAGTCAACGTTGAATCTAAGGCGATTGGAAATGAAATCAGTGCTGGAACTACACCCGAAGAGTTCTCTGTTGGGACCACGACGGAGGACAGCACGCAAAAGACTGCAACGGACACTGTTTCGTTGCAAGACGGAGAGCGTGTGACATTGGCCATTCCAGACGAGTTGTTCTCCTCAACAGGAATCTTAAGCTTGCGGCTAAGTGAAGTCATCGGACCGTTTATAATG AGATCTGTAGCTCGTTTGGCTCAGGTGACACGTTTTATCCAGCCACTTTTCGGCGGGAATTTAGAGATTAAGATTCCAAAAGATCTAGATTAG
- the LOC129768137 gene encoding uncharacterized protein LOC129768137, with amino-acid sequence MWLLRAVLVAIFIAGSEVLAMPTVNCCNDRDLDLDQIDPLKSEDSYSADVRRMKRKQRAEHLIATNSIYFQDPLHSRTTKPRTSEKKARQASDDEALSENAVSFDPEDKIMLKLPGKLFGSASSLVLTVARMVGDLIMNSAIRSARFLQLFQPLFGQSLYIQIPTPTPVETNEI; translated from the exons ATGTGGCTTCTGCGAGCAGTTTTGGTGGCGATTTTTATCGCAGGAAGCGAAGTGCTGGCGATGCCAACGGTCAATTGCTGCAACGATCGGGATCTGGATTTGGATCAAATAGATCCGCTCAAATCGGAg GACTCCTACAGTGCGGATGTCAGACGAATGAAGCGAAAGCAGCGAGCCGAACATCTAATTGCCACAAACTCAATCTACTTCCAAGATCCTCTCCATTCACGCACGACGAAACCACGCACCAGCGAGAAGAAAGCACGCCAAGCTTCCGACGACGAAGCGTTGAGCGAGAATGCTGTTAGCTTCGACCCAGAGGACAAGATTATGCTAAAACTACCGGGGAAACTGTTCGGAAGTGCATCGTCACTGGTGCTGACGGTGGCGAGAATGGTCGGCGATCTGATAATG AACAGCGCGATCCGGTCGGCACGCTTCCTGCAGCTTTTCCAGCCTCTATTCGGACAATCTTTGTACATACAAATTCCGACGCCGACCCCAGTGGAAACGAATGAGATTTGA